One Diceros bicornis minor isolate mBicDic1 chromosome 26, mDicBic1.mat.cur, whole genome shotgun sequence DNA segment encodes these proteins:
- the SRRM2 gene encoding serine/arginine repetitive matrix protein 2 isoform X9 yields the protein MLTGQSPSPASGRQGEGDVPSREPGTTNTGQPSSPELSTKQPSSPYEDKNKDKKEKPAVQPSPSPERSSTGPEPLAPTLPLAEQHGGSPQPLAITPLSQEPVNPPSEASPTRGRSPPKSPEKPPPSSSESCPPSPQPTKVSRHASSSPESPKLAPAPGSRREISSSPASKSHSHGRAKRDKSRSRTPSRGVGRSCSPTTTKRGGSRSRTPTKRGHSRSRSPQWRRSRSAQRWGRSRSPQRRGRSRSPQRPGWSRSRNTQRRGRSRSARRGRSHSRSSATRGRSRSRTPARRGRSRSRTPARRRSRSRTPTRRRSRSRTPARRGRSRSRTPARRRSRTRSPLRRRSRSRSPARRSGRSRSRTPARRGRSRSRTPARRGRSRSRTPARRSGRSRSRTPARRGRSRSRTPARRGRSRSRSLVRRGRSHSRTPQRRGRSGSSSEQKNKSRTSQRRSRSNSSPEMKKSHVSSRRSRSLSSPRSKTKSHLSLRRSLSGSSPCPKQKSQTPPRRSRSGSSQAKAKSRTPQRRSRSGSSLPSNQKSKAPSQQSRSSSSPQPKVNSGTPPRQGSVTSPQANEKSATPQRRSRSESSPDFEVKSRTPSRHSCSGSSPSRVKSSIPPRRSRSGSSSPQPKVKAITSPTQSHSGSSSPCPNRVTSKTPPRQSRSESPCSKVESRLLQRHSRSRSSSPDTKVKLGTPPGQSHSGSTSPCPKVKPQSPPGHSLSGSKSPYSQEKCKDSPVQSCSGSSSLCPGIKSSTPPGEGYFGSSLQQKGQSQTSPDPRSDTSSPEMRQKHSESPSLQSKSQTPPKGGQSRSSSPVTELAPRSPTGQDRSELSSRLKSRMSPEQSRSQSDSSPYPATDCKSLLGQSRLELSPESKERTGLLLQEDVTASSPRSRDTLSPLPVQDRPESSPVLKDTPRTPSRERAGVGSSSDIKDQSSALAKPSQDEELMEVVDKSGEFSNQVLPHLPPKLKEIAGNNFGSSPEVEERPAVSLTLNQSQSQVSLEAEVPVVASTWSGPHFSPEHTELSNSAPRENSFESPLEFRNSGLIAEMNTGFSPEVKEDLNGLFSNQLEMDPTLDRKEQSTRSSRRSSSELSPDAVEKAGLSSNQSVSSPVLDAIPRTPSRERSSSTSPELKDGLPRTPSRRSRSGSSPGLRDGSGTPSRHSLFGSSPGMKDIPRTPSRGRSECDSSPEPKALPQTPRPRSRSPSSLELNNKCLTPQRERSGSESSVEQKAVARTPLGQRSRSGSSQELDGKPSASPQERSESDSSPDSKAKTRMPLRQRSCSGSSPEVDSKSRASPQHSRSGSSPEVKDKPRAVSRAQSGSDSSPEPKAPVPRAIPRRSRSGSSSKGRGPSPEGSSSSESSPEHPPKSRTARRSSRSSPEPKTKSRTSPRRRSSRSSPELTRKARLSRRSRSASSSPETPSRTPPRRRRSPSVSSPEPAEKSRSSRRRRSASSPRTKTTSRRGRSPSPKPRGLQRSRSRSRREKTRTTRRRDRSGSSQSTSRRRQRSRSRSRVTRRRRGGSGYHSRSPARQESSRTSSRRRRGRSRTPPTSRKRSRSRTSPAPWKRSRSRASPATHRRSRSRTPLVSRRRSRSRTSPVSRRRSRSRTSVTRRRSRSRASPVSRRRSRSRTPPVTRRRSRSRTPTRRRSRSRTPPVTRRRSRSRTPPVTRRRSRSRTSPITRRRSRSRTSPVTRRRSRSRTSPVTRRRSRSRTSPVTRRRSRSRSPPAIRRRSRSRSPLLPRKRSRSRSPLAIRRRSRSRTPRTTRGKRSLTRSPPAIRRRSASGSSSDRSRSATPPATRNHSGSRTPPVALNSSRMSCFSRPSMSPTPLDRCRSPGMLEPLGSSRTPMSVLQQAGGSMMDGPGPRIPDHPRTSVPENHAQSRIALALTAISLGTARPPPSMSAAGLAARMSQVPAPVPLMSLRTAPAASLASRIPAASAAAMNLAGARTPAIPTAVNLADSRTPAAAAAMNLASPRTAVAPSAVNLADPRTPTAPAVNLAGARTPAALAALSLTGSGTPPTAGNYPSSSRTPQAPAPANLVGPRSAHATAVNIASSRNPPALAPASLTSARMAPALSGANLTSPRVPLSAYERVSGRTSPPLLDRARSRTPPGGPGSRTPPSAPSQSRMTSERSSSPASRTAQTPSQPVLPSAQDRPRSPVPSTFSDQSRSLLAQTTAIAGSQSLSSGAVAKTTSSAGDHNSMLSGPVPGVSQPDDGEPPASTGAQQPSALAALQPAKERRSSSSSSSSSSSSSSSSSSSSSSSSSGSSSSDSEGSSLPTQPEIALKRVPSPAPAPKEAVREGRPPEPTPAKRKRRSSSSSSSSSSSSSSSSSSSSSSSSSSSSSSSSSSSSSSTSSSPSPAKPGPQALPKPASPKKPPPGEQRSRSPRKPIDSLRDSRSLSYSPAERRRPSPQPSPREQQSSSERGSRRGQHGGSRSPGHKRRRETPSPHPMRHRSSRSP from the exons ATGTTGACTGGGCAGAGTCCTTCTCCTGCTTCAGGGCGCCAAGGGGAGGGAGATGTACCTTCCAGAGAACCAGGTACCACCAACACAGGGCAGCCTAGCAGCCCAGAGCTCTCTACAAAGCAGCCTAGCAGTCCTTatgaagacaaaaacaaagacaagaaGGAG AAACCTGCAGTTCAACCTAGCCCCTCTCCAGAAAGGAGCAGCACAGGCCCAGAACCACTTGCTCCCACTTTGCCCCTTGCTGAGCAGCATGGCGGCTCCCCACAACCCCTTGCAATAACCCCCTTAAGTCAGGAGCCAGTGAACCCCCCATCTGAGGCTTCCCCAACCCGGGGCCGTTCACCCCCTAAGTCTCCTGAGAAACCTCCCCCATCTTCTTCGGAGAGCTGCCCACCATCCCCTCAACCTACCAAAGTTTCTCGGCATGCCAGCTCTTCCCCTGAAAGTCCTAAACTGGCACCAGCTCCTGGGTCCCGTCGAGAGATTTCTTCTTCTCCCGCATCCAAGAGTCACTCACATGGCCGAGCAAAGCGGGATAAGTCACGTTCTCGTACTCCTTCTCGTGGGGTGGGGAGGTCCTGTAGCCCTACTACCACTAAGAGGGGGGGTTCTCGGTCTCGAACCCCAACCAAGAGAGGGCATTCTCGATCCCGATCCCCTCAGTGGCGTAGGTCCCGGTCTGCACAGAGGTGGGGACGATCTAGAAGTCCCCAGCGACGTGGCCGTTCTAGGTCTCCTCAGCGACCAGGTTGGTCCAGGAGCAGAAATACCCAGAGAAGAGGCAGGTCTAGATCAGCAAGGCGAGGCAGGTCACACTCTAGATCCTCAGCCACTAGGGGGAGATCTCGTTCTAGAACACCAGCCAGGCGGGGCAGGTCTCGCTCTAGAACACCAGCCAGGCGGAGATCACGATCCAGAACACCCACCAGGCGTAGGTCTCGGTCTAGAACACCAGCCCGGAGGGGCAGGTCTCGGTCTAGAACACCTGCTAGGCGCAGATCTAGGACCCGATCACCACTAAGACGGAGGTCCCGTAGTAGGTCACCAGCCAGGAGAAGTGGGAGGTCACGCTCTAGAACCCCGGCAAGGCGTGGGCGCTCACGCTCTAGAACCCCGGCGAGGCGTGGGCGGTCTCGCTCTAGAACCCCAGCTAGACGAAGCGGGCGGTCACGCTCTAGAACACCTGCCAGGAGAGGGAGATCTCGGTCTAGGACACCAGCAAGACGAGGAAGATCCCGTAGTAGAAGTCTAGTTAGACGGGGGCGATCTCACTCTAGAACACCACAAAGAAGAGGCAGGTCCGGTTCATCATCAGAGCAGAAGAACAAATCCAGAACATCACAGAGAAGGAGCAGGTCCAACTCAAGCCCAGAAATGAAAAAATCTCATGTTTCTTCAAGGCGGAGCAGGTCTCTCTCTTCACCGCGGTCCAAAACAAAATCTCACTTGTCTTTGAGGCGAAGCCTTTCAGGGTCGTCTCCATGCCCGAAACAGAAGTCTCAGACGCCACCGAGGCGCAGTCGCTCTGGATCATCCCAGGCTAAAGCTAAATCTAGAACACCACAAAGGCGAAGTCGCTCTGGTTCTTCTCTGCCATCTAATCAGAAATCTAAAGCACCATCACAACAAAGTCGTTCCAGTTCATCTCCTCAACCTAAAGTGAACTCTGGAACACCACCAAGGCAGGGGTCTGTAACAAGTCCCCAGGCAAATGAAAAATCTGCAACACCACAAAGACGGAGCCGTTCTGAATCATCACCTGACTTTGAGGTGAAATCTAGAACCCCTTCCAGACATAGCTGCTCAGGATCCTCTCCTTCTAGAGTGAAATCTAGTATACCTCCAAGACGGAGCCGATCCGGGTCATCATCTCCACAACCCAAAGTGAAGGCGATAACATCACCAACCCAAAGTCATTCTGGTTCCTCTTCTCCATGTCCTAATAGAGTGACATCTAAAACACCTCCAAGGCAAAGCAGATCAGAGTCTCCCTGCTCCAAGGTGGAATCTAGATTGTTGCAAAGACACAGCCGTTCTAGGTCCTCCTCACCAGATACCAAAGTGAAACTGGGAACACCGCCAGGACAAAGTCACTCAGGGTCTACTTCGCCATGCCCCAAAGTCAAGCCCCAAAGTCCACCAGGGCACAGTCTTTCTGGATCAAAGTCACCATATTCCCAAGAGAAGTGTAAAGACTCACCAGTGCAAAGTTGCTCTGGGTCCTCCTCCCTCTGTCCAGGAATAAAGTCTAGTACACCACCAGGAGAGGGCTATTTCGGCTCATCTCTGCAACAGAAAGGACAGTCTCAAACTTCACCAGACCCCAGATCTGATACTTCAAGTCCAGAAATGAGACAGAAGCACTCTGAATCTCCATCTCTCCAGAGCAAATCTCAAACACCTCCTAAAGGTGGCCAGTCCAGGTCTTCATCTCCAGTCACTGAGCTGGCACCCAGATCTCCAACAGGACAAGATAGAAGCGAATTGTCATCAAGGCTGAAATCCAGAATGTCTCCTGAGCAGAGCAGGTCCCAGTCTGACTCTTCCCCATATCCTGCCACGGACTGTAAATCTCTTCTGGGGCAGAGTAGATTGGAGCTTTCTCCTGAATCAAAAGAGAGAACAGGCTTGCTCCTTCAGGAGGATGTTACTGCATCATCTCCTAGATCAAGAGACACATTGAGTCCTCTTCCAGTGCAGGATAGGCCTGAGTCTTCACCAGTCCTCAAAGACACACCTAGAACCCCATCAAGGGAAAGAGCTGGTGTTGGGTCATCTTCAGATATAAAAGACCAAAGTAGTGCATTAGCTAAGCCAAGCCAAGACGAGGAATTAATGGAGGTGGTAGATAAATCTGGAGAATTCTCAAACCAGGTTTTGCCCCATTTGCCTCCAAAACTTAAAGAAATAGCTGGAAATAATTTTGGATCATCTCCTGAAGTAGAAGAAAGGCCTGCTGTGTCTTTGACTCTTAACCAAAGCCAGTCACAGGTTTCTTTAGAAGCAGAAGTCCCTGTAGTGGCCTCAACTTGGAGTGGGCCCCATTTTTCTCCAGAACATACAGAACTATCTAACTCGGCTCCCAGGGAGAATAGCTTTGAATCACCTTTAGAATTTAGAAATTCAGGTCTTATTGCAGAAATGAATACTGGATTTTCTCCTGAGGTTAAAGAAGATTTGAATGGACTTTTTTCTAATCAGTTGGAGATGGATCCAACTCTAGACAGGAAAGAACAATCAACAAGGTCCTCCAGACGAAGCAGTTCTGAGTTATCCCCAGATGCAGTGGAAAAAGCAGGATTGTCTTCAAATCAGAGTGTCTCTTCACCGGTACTTGATGCTATACCCAGAACACCCTCGAGGGAAAGGAGTAGTTCTACATCTCCTGAACTGAAAGACGGTTTACCCAGAACCCCCTCAAGGAGAAGCAGGTCTGGGTCTTCCCCAGGACTTAGAGATGGATCTGGGACTCCCTCAAGGCACAGCTTATTTGGGTCCTCTCCTGGAATGAAAGATATACCTAGAACACCATCCAGGGGGAGAAGTGAATGTGATTCTTCTCCAGAACCAAAAGCTTTGCCTCAGACTCCTAGGCCAAGGAGTCGTTCTCCATCATCACTGGAGCTCAACAACAAGTGTCTTACCCCCCAGAGAGAAAGAAGTGGGTCAGAATCATCAGTTGAACAGAAAGCTGTGGCTAGGACTCCTCTTGGGCAGAGAAGTCGATCTGGATCTTCTCAAGAACTTGATGGGAAACCCAGTGCATCCCCTCAGGAAAGAAGTGAATCTGACTCATCTCCAGATTCTAAAGCTAAGACACGGATGCCACTTAGACAGAGGAGTTGCTCTGGATCGTCTCCAGAGGTCGACAGCAAATCCCGAGCTTCTCCTCAGCATAGTAGATCAGGCTCATCCCCTGAAGTGAAAGACAAGCCAAGAGCTGTATCCAGGGCACAGAGTGGTTCTGATTCCTCTCCTGAACCCAAGGCTCCTGTCCCTCGGGCCATTCCCAGACGAAGCAGATCAGGTTCATCAAGCAAGGGTAGAGGCCCTTCTCCTGAAGGaagcagcagttctgagtcctctccaGAACACCCACCCAAATCTAGAACTGCTAGGAGAAGCTCTAGGTCATCACCAGAGCCCAAGACCAAGTCTCGCACGTCACCTCGCCGTCGCAGCTCTCGATCATCTCCTGAGttgactaggaaggccagactcTCCCGTAGAAGCCGCTCTGCGTCATCCTCACCAGAGACCCCCTCTAGAACTCCCCCAAGACGCCGAAGAAGTCCCTCGGTGTCTTCCCCAGAGCCAGCTGAAAAGTCAAGATCCTCACGCCGGCGTCGTTCAGCTTCATCTCCACGCACAAAAACAACTTCAAGGAGAGGTCGTTCTCCTTCACCAAAGCCTCGTGGGCTCCAGAGGTCTCGTTCCCGCTCAAGGAGGGAGAAGACAAGAACAACCCGACGTCGGGATAGGTCTGGATCTTCTCAGTCAACGTCTCGGAGAAGACAGCGGAGCCGGTCAAGGTCTCGGGTTACTCGTCGGCGGAGGGGAGGCTCTGGTTACCACTCAAGGTCTCCTGCTCGGCAAGAGAGTTCCCGAACCTCATCTCGACGCCGAAGAGGCCGCTCACGGACACCTCCAACCAGTCGGAAGCGTTCCCGCTCACGCACATCACCAGCCCCGTGGAAACGCTCCAGGTCTCGAGCCTCTCCGGCCACTCACCGGCGATCCAGGTCCAGAACACCTCTGGTTAGCCGACGTAGGTCCAGGTCTAGAACTTCCCCAGTCAGTCGGAGACGATCAAGGTCCAGGACATCAGTGACTCGACGAAGATCTCGATCAAGAGCATCCCCAGTGAGTCGAAGGCGATCCAGGTCCAGAACACCACCAGTAACCCGTCGTCGGTCAAGATCCAGAACGCCGACTCGCCGGCGTTCTCGCTCTAGAACACCCCCAGTGACTCGCAGAAGGTCCAGATCTAGGACTCCACCAGTAACCAGGAGGCGATCTCGAAGCAGAACCTCACCTATCACTCGCAGAAGATCAAGATCCAGAACGTCCCCAGTTACCCGTAGGCGGTCTCGATCTCGCACGTCTCCAGTAACACGAAGGAGGTCGCGCTCTCGTACCTCTCCAGTGACACGCCGCCGATCTAGGTCCCGGTCACCTCCAGCTATTCGGCGCCGCTCTAGGTCTCGAAGTCCACTGTTGCCACGCAAACGTTCTCGAAGTCGCTCACCACTTGCTATCCGCCGCCGTTCTAGGTCCCGTACTCCACGAACAACTCGGGGCAAACGGTCCTTGACAAGATCTCCTCCAGCTATCCGCAGGCGTTCTGCATCAGGAAGTAGTTCTGACCGTTCACGTTCAGCTACTCCTCCAGCAACAAGGAATCATTCTGGTTCTCGGACACCTCCAGTCGCACTCAATAGCTCCAGAATGAGCTGCTTCAGTCGTCCTAGCATGTCACCAACTCCCCTCGACCGCTGTAGATCACCTGGAATGCTTGAACCCCTCGGCAGCTCTAGAACACCGATGTCTGTCCTGCAGCAAGCTGGTGGCTCCATGATGGATGGTCCAGGTCCCCGAATTCCTGATCACCCGAGAACATCTGTGCCAGAAAATCATGCTCAGTCTAGAATTGCACTTGCCCTGACGGCCATCAGTCTTGGCACCGCTCGGCCGCCTCCATCTATGTCTGCTGCTGGCCTTGCTGCAAGAATGTCCCaggttccagctccagtgcctctCATGAGTCTCAGAACAGCTCCAGCTGCCAGCCTTGCCAGCAGGATTCCTGCAGCCTCTGCAGCAGCCATGAACCTGGCTGGTGCCAGGACACCTGCTATCCCAACAGCAGTGAACCTGGCCGACTCAAGAACACCAGCTGCAGCAGCAGCCATGAACTTGGCCAGTCCTAGAACAGCAGTGGCACCTTCAGCTGTGAACCTTGCTGACCCTCgcacccccacagccccagctgtgAACCTAGCAGGAGCCAGAACCCCAGCTGCTTTGGCAGCTTTGAGTCTCACGGGCTCTGGCACACCCCCGACCGCTGGAAACTATCCCTCCAGTTCCCGAACACCCCAGGCTCCAGCCCCTGCAAACCTGGTGGGTCCTAGATCTGCACATGCCACAGCTGTGAATATTGCCAGCTCAAGAAACCCTCCAGCTTTGGCCCCTGCAAGCCTCACCAGTGCTAGAATGGCTCCAGCTTTGTCTGGTGCAAATCTTACCAGCCCCAGGGTGCCCCTCTCCGCCTACGAGCGTGTTAGTGGCAGAACCTCACCACCGCTTCTCGACCGAGCCAGGTCCAGAACCCCACCAGGAGGCCCAGGGTCTAGAACCCCACCATCTGCCCCGAGCCAGTCTAGAATGACTTCTGAGCGGTCTTCCTCTCCTGCCTCTAGAACGGCCCAGACTCCATCACAGCCTGTTCTCCCTTCAGCTCAAGATCGGCCTAGGTCCCCTGTGCCATCTACTTTTTCTGATCAATCCCGATCTTTGCTTGCCCAGACCACCGCTATAGCAGGGTCTCAGTCCCTTTCCTCGGGGGCAGTGGCAAAGACCACATCCTCTGCTGGTGACCACAACAGCATGCTCTCTGGCCCTGTCCCTGGGGTGTCCCAACCTGATGATGGGGAACCACCTGCCTCCACGGGGGCCCAGCAGCCTTCTGCGTTAGCCGCCCTGCAGCCAGCAAAGGAGCGGCGGAGTTCTTCTTCCTCGTCATCTTCCAGTTCCTCTTCTTCATCGTCATCATCGTCGTCGTCCTCTTCCTCGTCCTCTGGCTCCAGTTCTAGCGACTCGGAGGGCTCTAGCCTTCCCACTCAACCTGAGATAGCACTGAAGAG GGTCCCCAGCCCTGCTCCAGCCCCAAAGGAGGCTGTTCGAGAGGGACGTCCTCCGGAGCCTACCCCAGCCAAACGGAAGAGACGCTCTAGCAGCTCCAGTTCCAgttccagctcctcctcttcctcttcctcctcctcttcttcttcctcttcttcttcctcctcctcctcttcttcctcttcctcttcttcctcttctacttcctcctccccctcccctgctaAGCCTGGCCCTCAGGCCTTGCCCAAACCTGCAAGCCCCAAGAAGCCACCCCCTGGCGAGCAGAG GTCCCGCAGCCCCCGGAAGCCAATAGATTCCCTCAGGGACTCGCGGTCCCTCAGCTACTCGCCTGCGGAGCGCCGCcgcccctcaccccagccctcgCCACGGGAGCAGCAGAG CAGCAGCGAGCGCGGATCCCGGAGAGGCCAGCATGGGGGTAGCCGCTCCCCAGGCCACAAGCGCAGGAGGGAGACGCCTAGCCCCCACCCCATGCGGCACCGCTCCTCCAG GTCTCCGTGA